Proteins found in one Streptosporangiales bacterium genomic segment:
- a CDS encoding amidohydrolase family protein, with amino-acid sequence MTELPLLAGAVDLHRHGFPEMSLTTGPPRDDVEDLDVCREAAGMNGEVLKSHLWPSVGRAYLLAKQVPGLAVYGSITLNSGSGGLSPAMVELAALQGARVVYLPTWSSANDQARCGISRTLGAELQRSSLTDAPALPVVDANGRLLPEVRDCLAVAADFGMPVYTGHLAVAEALAVAESGLATDRLVFSHPDSHSIGATWDEAAAIADAGACVEVTAVGIYPRIARTTPAALAELVGAVGAHRCVLTSDYFFPWSPPSTWMLLDLAEGLIDSGVDREGVRAMLVDNPRRLLGLSEYEPAAT; translated from the coding sequence ATGACGGAGCTGCCGCTGCTCGCCGGTGCCGTAGACCTGCACCGGCACGGCTTCCCGGAGATGAGCCTCACCACCGGGCCGCCGCGCGACGACGTCGAGGACCTCGACGTCTGCCGGGAGGCTGCCGGCATGAACGGCGAGGTGTTGAAGTCGCACCTCTGGCCGTCGGTCGGTCGCGCGTACCTGTTGGCGAAGCAGGTGCCCGGCCTGGCGGTCTACGGCAGCATCACGCTCAACAGCGGCAGCGGCGGGCTGTCGCCCGCCATGGTCGAGCTGGCGGCACTGCAGGGCGCGCGGGTCGTGTACCTGCCGACCTGGAGCTCGGCCAACGACCAGGCGCGGTGCGGTATCTCGCGGACCCTCGGGGCGGAGCTGCAGCGCAGCAGCCTGACGGACGCGCCTGCGTTGCCGGTCGTCGACGCCAACGGTCGGCTGCTGCCGGAGGTCAGGGACTGCCTCGCCGTCGCCGCGGACTTCGGCATGCCCGTCTACACCGGCCACCTCGCCGTCGCCGAGGCGCTGGCCGTAGCGGAGTCCGGTCTCGCCACCGATCGCCTCGTCTTCTCCCATCCCGACTCGCACTCCATCGGCGCGACCTGGGACGAGGCCGCTGCGATCGCCGACGCCGGTGCCTGTGTGGAGGTCACGGCCGTCGGCATCTATCCGCGGATCGCCCGCACGACGCCCGCCGCTCTCGCCGAGCTCGTCGGCGCGGTCGGCGCACACCGATGCGTCCTGACGTCGGACTACTTCTTCCCGTGGAGCCCGCCGTCCACCTGGATGCTGCTCGACCTCGCCGAAGGGCTGATCGACAGCGGCGTCGACCGCGAAGGTGTGCGGGCGATGTTGGTCGACAACCCGCGCCGACTGCTCGGGCTGTCCGAGTACGAGCCGGCAGCGACCTGA